The bacterium genomic sequence AGGGGTTCACGAACGAGCCGCTGCGGTGTCGAGACTGCCGGGACGCCCGTAAGCGATCCCGAGAGGGGGCGATGGGGACGCGGGAGTTGTTCGATGCCGTCTGCGCGAAGTGCGGAGCGAAGACCCAGGTCCCGTTTCGGCCCCGGGAGGATCGCCCCGTATACTGCCAGGAGTGCTTCCGCGAAATCCGCAGCCAGCAGCACGTGGGGTAGGGTTCTGGGCCGTTTCGGCATCCTGGTCGGGTTCGTCCTCCTCGGACTGTCCGCGTGCCGCGCCCCCGCGGCGCGGCCGCCGCTACCGCCGGCTCCCCATCCCTCGATCGCCGGCCCGGCGGTGAGGTCGATCAAGCAGGCTGGTGTGCTCCGGATCGCCGCGGATCTTTCCTATCCCCCGCTGGCGTTCCGTGAGGGACAGGTGCCGAGAGGGTTCGAGGTCGACCTCGCCGCGTTGCTGGCGTCGTCGCTGGGGGTACGCCTCGAGGTGCGCGATACGCCCCTGGCGCTGCTGGCGCAGGGACTGGCCGGGGCGGACATGGTCATCGGCCTGCCCCAAACCGCGGCCCCCCAAGGACTGGCGTCGGAGCCCTTCTACACGATGACGCAGGCGATCTTGTGGCGCGCCGGCGCCGCCCCCCCTGGCGTCCCTCCATTGCGGCAT encodes the following:
- a CDS encoding zinc-ribbon domain containing protein yields the protein MPFVDKTLHCLDCGKEFVFTAGEQEFYQKKGFTNEPLRCRDCRDARKRSREGAMGTRELFDAVCAKCGAKTQVPFRPREDRPVYCQECFREIRSQQHVG